A segment of the Sphingobacterium oryzagri genome:
ACGTATTAACGAATAGAAATCTTTATTTTTGTGTATGGATATAGAAAAAAATAGATATTTCCAGCTGGCTAGCGCACAGCTTTTTCCGTATCATGGAACTGCCGCAGCGACAGTATTGGATAGTGACAAACAGGATGAAGATGAGGCCGTGCGTTTGGCTCGTCAGGCGTTTGCATACGTTATCGCGGGCGACGATGAACGCGCGCTTACCTGCTACACGGAGGGCATCAGTCGATTTCCGGAACAGGCTTTTTTTCATGCTTGCCGGTCTATCCTCAATACAAAATTAAGCGATCAGGAAGGCGCTTTTTATGATTACCAGGTGGCGAAAAGTATTGACTTCAACTACCATATTTTTTTAGAATGGCACGAGAATAAGCCAGAGGTGTCGACAATAGATCCGGCCGTTGGGTATAATGATTTGCAATCTTTGCTGGAAAGCGCGTTAGACGCGACGCAACAATTTGATTACGAACATGCTTTAACACTTTATGCGCAGGCTGTCTCCGCATTTCCGGATTCTGCAGATGTGTTGGTCTACCAAGGTGCACTACATATGCGCCTGCTTCGATATGATCTTGCCTACGAAAATTTTAAGGCGGCCTTGTTGCTGGCTCCCGACCATTTTCAGGCGTATGTATCGTTGGGTAAATTTTACCAGGCCATACATGATTATGCGGCTGCACAAAAAGCCTTTGACGCTGCCGCTACGATATCGCCGGAAAATAGCGTGATTTATGAAGAGCGTGGCAATTTCCTGATCGAGCGCAAAGCGTATACCGCAGCTTTATCGGATTTGGATAAGCTGGTGGAACTATTGCCGGATGATTTTTACGTGTATGCTATCCGTGCAGACCTGCTCGATAAGATGGATGCGTGGATGCGCGCTTTAGCAGATTACAGCAAAGCTATTCAATTGAATCCGTATTATTCAGATTTGTATACATACAGAGCGGAGATCAAAGAAAAATTAGGTGATCTTGAAGGTGCCGCGGCAGATCGCCGATTGTACGAAGAGATCGAAGCAGAAGACTAAGCTGTTTTAGCGTGTCTTCTGCCAAGTTTTACCCAGCGTAAGCTAGCCGATAGAATAGCTAAAATAGGGAAGGCTGATTCCCGCCTTCTTTTCCACCTTTGTTAGGGATTTTTAACGTCGTTCCTAGGGCTTTATTTAGCGCCTCAATAAAATGTGCAGCCAGCAGCGGCGACTCCACTTCTACATTTTGGTGGATAAAGAAATAAAGCTTTTGCAAACCCGCTTTTTTCCATGCTTTAATGCGCTCCACCCAGTCTAATAAGCGGTCGTAATCGCTTGGATGATTGGCGCCTACGTAACGCACAAAAGCGACTGGCGTCGTGAGACGCATGTGAAGCATATCGCGCCGTCCGGCTGTATCGACAAGCACATTAGTCGTATCTGTCTTTTCGAGCAAAGCCACCAACTTCTGCTGTATTTCATCATCGGTAAACCATGCGGTATTCCGAACCTCTAAAGCTAGCGGATAGCCTTTTGGGAAGCCTTCGAGAAAAGATTGTAAGCGGTCAAAATCTTTCGGTTGATAGTTGTCGTGCATTTGCAAAAAAGCCATACCCAAGCGATCTTCAAAGTTGACCGTAGCATCCACAAAAGCTTTTACTTTTTCGTCGCTGTTTAACAAACGCCCATAGTGGCTGATGGATTGCGGTATTTTTGGAAAGAATTTAAAACCTTCCGCAGTCTTGTCGCGCCAGGTGGCCACTTGCTCTTTGGAGGGCGAATTGTAAAACGTAGCATTCAGTTCTATGCTATTAAACTGATTTGCATAGTAGCTAAGCTCATCTTTTGTGCCGCGTGGATAAAAACCTTTTAAATCGGCTTTGTTCCACTTTGCACAACCCACATATGCCTCAAAAGGTTCGTCGTTTTTGTGCGCTTTAAGTAATGCCAACGTCTCCGCGGCTGTCGGAGGAAGCGTAAAATCGATTTCTCCTGGATTTTCTACCTGACCAAATTTCATATTCGAATATACGCATTAGCAAACAGATTCAGCGCATGAAAAGGTTGTTCGTTCTTATCTAACGATCACCGATAAGAGGTCTGCCGGATTCTTTTCTGCGTAGCGGATTAAGGCGACTATCGAAAAAAAAAGCGAGACGCTTAGGACGTCTCGCTTTTACTATAGATTGTTATCGTTTTTATACGTTAAAGCGGAAGTGCATGATATCACCGTCTTCCACAATATACGTTTTACCTTCTACCGCAAGCTTTCCAGCTTCTTTTACAGCGGCTTCCGATCCATATTGTACATAGTCAGCATATTTGATAACCTCTGCGCGGATAAATCCTTTTTCAAAATCAGTATGGATCACGCCGGCAGCCTGTGGAGCGGTGTAACCGTTTTCGATCGTCCATGCGCGTACCTCTTGTACACCAGCCGTAAAATACGTCGATAGTTTCAATAGGGAATAGGCCGCACGAATTAATTTATGCACGCCAGATTCTGTTAATCCAAGATCGTCCAAGAAGAGCTTACGCTCATCATACGATTCGAGCTGCGCAATCTCCGATTCAATTTGTGCTGAAATAATCAGTACTTGTGCGTTCTCATCTTTCACGGCTTCCTTTACACGCTCTACATAAGCATTTCCCGTATTTACGGATGCTTCGTCGACGTTGCAAACATACAGAACTGGTTTTACAGTCAATAGCGCAAGGTCAGCGATAAATTCAAAATCCTCTTCGGAAATAGCCGCCGTTCTGGCCGAACGACCAGATTCTAGGTGTTCTTTGACAACTGATAAAATCTCGAAAGTCTTTTTAGCGTCTTTATCGCCACCCGTCTTTGCCATTTTCTCGACTTTCTGGATACGTTTTACTACCGTATCTAAGTCTTTAAGCTGCAATTCGGTATCGATAATCTCTTTATCACGAATAGGATCGACCGAGCCATCCACGTGAATCACATTGCCGTCGTCAAAACAACGAAGCACATGGATGATCGCATTGGTAGTCCGGATGTTTCCTAAAAATTGGTTTCCTAAACCTTCACCCTTGGACGCACCCTTTACTAAACCGGCGATATCGACAATCTCAATCGTGTTGGGAACGATACGTTGTGGATTGACGAGCTCTGCCAACTTATTTATTCTTTCGTCGGGCACCGTAATGACACCGACATTCGGTTCTATTGTACAGAATGGAAAATTTGCTGCTTGCGCTTTCGCATTTGACAAGCAATTGAATAAGGTCGATTTACCCACGTTGGGCAAACCTACTATACCACATTGTAAAGCCATGAAAATTGCATTTTTTAAATCGCCCAAAGATAGGGAAAATTACGA
Coding sequences within it:
- a CDS encoding tetratricopeptide repeat protein: MDIEKNRYFQLASAQLFPYHGTAAATVLDSDKQDEDEAVRLARQAFAYVIAGDDERALTCYTEGISRFPEQAFFHACRSILNTKLSDQEGAFYDYQVAKSIDFNYHIFLEWHENKPEVSTIDPAVGYNDLQSLLESALDATQQFDYEHALTLYAQAVSAFPDSADVLVYQGALHMRLLRYDLAYENFKAALLLAPDHFQAYVSLGKFYQAIHDYAAAQKAFDAAATISPENSVIYEERGNFLIERKAYTAALSDLDKLVELLPDDFYVYAIRADLLDKMDAWMRALADYSKAIQLNPYYSDLYTYRAEIKEKLGDLEGAAADRRLYEEIEAED
- the ychF gene encoding redox-regulated ATPase YchF, whose product is MALQCGIVGLPNVGKSTLFNCLSNAKAQAANFPFCTIEPNVGVITVPDERINKLAELVNPQRIVPNTIEIVDIAGLVKGASKGEGLGNQFLGNIRTTNAIIHVLRCFDDGNVIHVDGSVDPIRDKEIIDTELQLKDLDTVVKRIQKVEKMAKTGGDKDAKKTFEILSVVKEHLESGRSARTAAISEEDFEFIADLALLTVKPVLYVCNVDEASVNTGNAYVERVKEAVKDENAQVLIISAQIESEIAQLESYDERKLFLDDLGLTESGVHKLIRAAYSLLKLSTYFTAGVQEVRAWTIENGYTAPQAAGVIHTDFEKGFIRAEVIKYADYVQYGSEAAVKEAGKLAVEGKTYIVEDGDIMHFRFNV
- a CDS encoding DUF72 domain-containing protein; amino-acid sequence: MKFGQVENPGEIDFTLPPTAAETLALLKAHKNDEPFEAYVGCAKWNKADLKGFYPRGTKDELSYYANQFNSIELNATFYNSPSKEQVATWRDKTAEGFKFFPKIPQSISHYGRLLNSDEKVKAFVDATVNFEDRLGMAFLQMHDNYQPKDFDRLQSFLEGFPKGYPLALEVRNTAWFTDDEIQQKLVALLEKTDTTNVLVDTAGRRDMLHMRLTTPVAFVRYVGANHPSDYDRLLDWVERIKAWKKAGLQKLYFFIHQNVEVESPLLAAHFIEALNKALGTTLKIPNKGGKEGGNQPSLF